A window of Rhizobium acidisoli contains these coding sequences:
- a CDS encoding AMP-binding protein yields the protein MSIPTSRLLDFSERPAFQDTRRRLVFCMCENEPGGLLGYLSLLKVDAVPLMLGTGLPTAQFQNLVSAYRPAFAWLPDNRVAEFSGGHVRLSHMGYSLVSAERDEVYAIDDSLALLLSTSGSTGTPKFVRLSHENILANAEAIGKYLGLTADERPITTLPPSYSYGLSIIHSHFLAGATIALTNKTFFDRGFWDFLKSSKATSFGGVPYHYEMLKKLRFASMDLPSLRSLTQAGARMEPELTREFAELCKNKGIRYFSMYGQTEATARMSYLSPDKAIEKAGSIGRPIPGGAFWLEDEHGREIEGSDRAGELLYRGRNVSMGYAEGYQDLALGDERGGVLRTGDVARRDTDGDYYIVGRLKRFLKMFGHRINLQDVEAQLLAAGHAVVCGGQDDQLEVYLPQGSTEAGKLIKTKLVSDLKISPKAIRVYAVAELPRSDAGKVQYNKLKSLAGDALA from the coding sequence ATGAGCATTCCCACTTCCCGCCTGCTTGATTTCAGCGAGCGACCTGCCTTTCAGGACACTCGACGACGTCTCGTCTTCTGCATGTGCGAGAACGAACCGGGCGGATTGCTAGGCTATCTCAGCCTGCTCAAGGTCGATGCCGTTCCGCTGATGCTCGGCACCGGCCTGCCGACGGCGCAGTTTCAGAATCTGGTGTCGGCCTATCGCCCTGCCTTCGCATGGCTGCCGGACAATCGGGTCGCTGAATTTAGCGGCGGCCACGTGCGGCTGTCTCATATGGGATACAGCCTCGTTTCCGCCGAAAGAGATGAGGTCTATGCGATCGACGATTCGCTGGCGCTGCTGCTCAGCACTTCGGGGAGCACGGGAACACCGAAATTCGTGCGGCTTTCGCATGAGAATATTCTCGCTAATGCCGAAGCGATCGGCAAATACCTCGGCTTGACAGCCGACGAGCGGCCGATCACCACGCTGCCGCCGAGTTATTCCTACGGCCTTTCCATCATCCATAGTCATTTTCTGGCGGGAGCCACGATTGCGCTGACCAACAAGACCTTCTTCGACCGAGGGTTTTGGGATTTTCTCAAGTCTTCAAAGGCCACGAGTTTCGGCGGCGTCCCCTATCATTACGAGATGCTGAAGAAACTGCGCTTCGCTTCGATGGACCTTCCGAGCCTCAGGAGCCTGACGCAGGCGGGCGCGCGGATGGAGCCCGAACTGACGCGGGAGTTTGCCGAACTCTGCAAGAACAAGGGCATACGCTATTTCAGCATGTATGGGCAGACGGAAGCGACCGCTCGCATGTCCTATCTTTCTCCCGACAAGGCGATCGAAAAGGCCGGCAGCATCGGACGGCCGATCCCCGGCGGGGCCTTCTGGCTGGAAGACGAGCATGGGCGGGAGATAGAGGGCAGCGATAGAGCAGGCGAACTGTTGTATCGCGGCCGCAACGTCTCGATGGGATATGCCGAGGGCTATCAGGATCTGGCGCTCGGCGATGAGCGAGGCGGTGTATTGCGCACGGGCGATGTCGCGCGGCGGGATACAGACGGCGATTATTATATCGTCGGCCGGCTGAAGCGTTTCCTCAAAATGTTCGGCCATCGCATCAACCTGCAGGATGTCGAGGCGCAGTTGCTGGCGGCGGGCCACGCCGTCGTCTGCGGCGGCCAGGACGACCAGCTGGAGGTCTATCTCCCTCAAGGCTCGACCGAGGCTGGCAAGCTCATCAAAACCAAACTTGTTTCGGATTTGAAAATCAGCCCGAAGGCGATCCGTGTCTATGCCGTCGCCGAGCTGCCACGGAGTGATGCCGGCAAAGTCCAGTATAACAAGCTGAAATCACTTGCAGGGGATGCCCTCGCATGA
- a CDS encoding DUF982 domain-containing protein has translation MQWNTSADFAPLVLFLGDRHKRKIVRTLRDAAEVLMTDWPFEDGEEYVAAVKACADAVMGQAGMNELRELLLSAAREAGMGVLTVISDSGKAPAEMAA, from the coding sequence ATGCAATGGAACACATCGGCGGATTTTGCGCCTCTCGTTCTCTTTCTCGGCGACCGGCACAAGCGCAAGATCGTCCGGACGCTCCGAGACGCCGCTGAAGTTCTGATGACCGACTGGCCGTTTGAGGATGGAGAGGAATATGTCGCGGCGGTGAAGGCGTGCGCCGATGCCGTCATGGGGCAGGCTGGGATGAATGAACTCAGGGAATTGCTTCTGAGCGCCGCCAGAGAAGCCGGCATGGGGGTTTTGACCGTAATTTCCGATAGTGGGAAGGCGCCGGCCGAAATGGCCGCATGA
- a CDS encoding BA14K family protein, which produces MHSSRTLLLAGLLALLAPAVAGADSLKLGKPGVGPLNTGSTLCDFRGCFGFGPQQWHRPAYLQPNYRPRGAGPTYYQPGAAGRPQLTYDPPPVRRVQPNAPNKHIAWCTNEYRSYNPRTDHFLTYEGVYRVCRSPYR; this is translated from the coding sequence ATGCACTCTTCCCGCACGCTTCTGCTCGCCGGTCTTTTAGCCCTTCTTGCGCCAGCTGTGGCCGGCGCTGATTCGCTGAAGCTGGGCAAGCCGGGGGTCGGGCCGCTCAACACCGGATCGACGCTCTGCGATTTTCGCGGCTGTTTCGGTTTCGGGCCGCAGCAATGGCATCGCCCCGCCTATCTCCAGCCGAATTACCGGCCGCGCGGCGCGGGGCCGACCTATTATCAACCGGGGGCTGCCGGGCGGCCGCAGCTGACCTATGATCCGCCGCCGGTGCGCCGGGTACAGCCGAACGCTCCGAACAAGCATATCGCCTGGTGCACCAATGAATACCGCTCCTACAATCCGAGGACGGATCATTTCCTCACCTATGAAGGCGTCTACAGGGTCTGCCGCTCGCCCTATCGCTGA
- a CDS encoding SelT/SelW/SelH family protein, with product MTEKARVSILYCTQCNWLLRAAWMAQELLHTFSDSLGEVALIPGTGGNFEIRVNGDLIWERKRDGGFPGPKELKQRVRDIIEPGHDLGHVDRASLES from the coding sequence ATGACCGAAAAAGCCCGCGTCTCGATCCTCTACTGCACCCAGTGCAACTGGCTGCTGCGCGCCGCCTGGATGGCGCAGGAGCTGCTGCATACCTTTTCCGACAGTCTCGGCGAAGTGGCGCTGATCCCCGGCACCGGCGGAAATTTCGAGATCCGCGTCAATGGTGATCTGATCTGGGAACGCAAGCGCGACGGCGGCTTTCCCGGGCCGAAGGAGCTGAAGCAGCGGGTCCGCGACATCATCGAGCCCGGCCACGATCTCGGCCATGTCGACCGCGCCTCGCTGGAAAGCTGA
- a CDS encoding type 1 glutamine amidotransferase, producing MRVAVVENMRNTGLGALARALDEAGAHIEWFRVWQDGILPRDIVGHDALVVLGGEQSALDDETHPYLPELAQLSRRFGDAGKPVLGICLGSQILARAYGADNHLGTAREFGWHKIGVTAEGRADPVLSALGDEFTIFEWHADTFSLPEGAVRLATSPVAENQAFRIGRAVYGTQFHFEADRAVVEQWKAEFPATIERIAPGWLENHAELAARHGGAADAAGLAIAHAWVGLIEPEEIRLRSQVSA from the coding sequence ATGCGAGTCGCAGTCGTCGAAAATATGCGCAATACCGGTCTTGGCGCGCTTGCCAGAGCACTCGACGAGGCGGGAGCTCATATCGAGTGGTTTCGCGTCTGGCAGGACGGCATCCTGCCGCGGGATATCGTCGGTCATGACGCACTGGTCGTTCTCGGCGGCGAGCAGAGCGCGCTGGATGACGAGACGCATCCCTACCTGCCGGAACTCGCTCAGCTTTCGCGCCGCTTCGGTGATGCCGGCAAGCCCGTGCTCGGCATCTGCCTCGGCAGCCAGATCCTTGCCCGCGCCTATGGTGCGGACAATCATCTCGGCACCGCCCGCGAATTCGGCTGGCACAAGATCGGCGTCACCGCCGAGGGCCGGGCCGATCCGGTGCTGTCGGCGCTTGGCGATGAATTCACCATCTTCGAATGGCATGCCGATACGTTTTCTTTGCCTGAAGGTGCTGTGCGCTTGGCGACGAGCCCGGTCGCCGAGAACCAGGCTTTTCGCATCGGCCGCGCCGTCTATGGCACCCAGTTCCATTTCGAGGCCGATAGGGCGGTCGTCGAACAATGGAAGGCCGAATTCCCCGCTACGATCGAGCGCATTGCCCCCGGCTGGCTGGAGAACCATGCCGAACTCGCGGCAAGACATGGCGGTGCCGCCGATGCCGCGGGCCTTGCCATCGCCCACGCCTGGGTCGGCCTGATCGAGCCGGAAGAGATCCGGTTGCGGTCGCAAGTTTCCGCTTAG
- a CDS encoding sugar O-acetyltransferase codes for MPASEREKMAAGEWYCCLDDELDLLRRQARLAVHAHNTLPPDERGAMAPALRALFAGVSPDVFIESPFHCSYGINITLGERVYFNAGCTILDSGRVTIGDRSMFGPGVQIYCAEHHKEAALRSAGIEIARPVSIGSDVWIGGGAIILGGVTIGEGAIVGAGAVVTRDVPAGATVVGNPARIR; via the coding sequence ATGCCGGCGAGCGAACGCGAGAAAATGGCGGCAGGCGAATGGTATTGCTGCCTGGACGACGAGCTCGATCTTTTGCGCCGCCAAGCGCGCCTGGCCGTCCATGCGCACAATACGCTGCCGCCCGACGAGCGCGGCGCCATGGCGCCGGCCCTGAGGGCGCTCTTTGCAGGAGTGTCGCCTGATGTCTTCATCGAATCGCCATTTCACTGCTCCTACGGCATCAACATCACGCTCGGCGAACGCGTCTATTTCAATGCAGGCTGCACCATCCTCGATTCCGGCCGGGTGACCATCGGCGACCGCAGCATGTTCGGACCCGGCGTGCAGATCTATTGCGCCGAGCATCACAAGGAGGCCGCACTTCGCAGCGCCGGCATCGAGATCGCCCGGCCGGTTTCGATCGGCAGCGATGTCTGGATCGGGGGCGGCGCCATCATCCTCGGCGGTGTCACGATCGGCGAGGGCGCGATCGTCGGTGCAGGCGCCGTGGTGACGCGGGATGTGCCGGCCGGCGCAACCGTGGTCGGCAATCCGGCCCGCATCCGATAA
- a CDS encoding GFA family protein, with the protein MTAQNLPIEGGCRCGRVRLKISAPPLLTMACHCTGCQKMTASAYSLSAAIPSEGFEVTKGEPVIGGLHGVTKHYFCPHCMSWMFTRPEGMDWFVNLRVTMLDDPSWFIPFIETWTSEKLAFAETGAVHSYEALPAMEAYEGLVKEYMAGR; encoded by the coding sequence ATGACAGCACAGAACCTACCGATCGAAGGCGGCTGCCGCTGCGGCCGGGTGCGGTTGAAGATCAGCGCGCCGCCGCTGCTGACCATGGCCTGCCATTGCACGGGCTGCCAGAAGATGACCGCGAGCGCCTATTCGCTGAGCGCCGCCATCCCCAGCGAAGGTTTCGAGGTCACGAAAGGCGAGCCGGTGATCGGCGGCCTGCACGGCGTGACGAAACATTATTTCTGCCCACACTGCATGAGCTGGATGTTCACCCGCCCGGAAGGCATGGACTGGTTCGTCAACCTGCGCGTGACCATGCTCGACGATCCGAGCTGGTTCATCCCCTTCATCGAGACATGGACGAGCGAGAAGCTGGCCTTTGCCGAAACCGGCGCGGTGCATAGCTATGAGGCGCTGCCGGCAATGGAGGCCTATGAAGGGCTGGTGAAGGAATATATGGCCGGACGCTGA
- a CDS encoding CcdB family protein: MARFHVYNLIHTDALALDLQSDLHGELTTRIMAPMLPLEALPKIMRQLNPQFVINDVPYVMATQFIGAVSIKEIGVVAADLTSDSDRIIGALDFLFQGF; encoded by the coding sequence ATGGCTCGGTTTCATGTTTACAATCTCATCCATACCGATGCGCTTGCTCTCGATCTGCAGTCAGACCTGCATGGCGAGCTGACGACGCGTATCATGGCGCCGATGCTTCCGCTGGAAGCGCTTCCCAAAATCATGCGCCAACTCAATCCGCAATTCGTGATCAATGACGTGCCATACGTGATGGCAACCCAATTTATCGGTGCGGTTTCGATAAAGGAGATCGGCGTCGTTGCCGCGGATCTCACCTCCGACAGCGATCGTATCATCGGCGCCCTGGATTTTCTCTTCCAGGGCTTCTGA
- a CDS encoding type II toxin-antitoxin system CcdA family antitoxin → MAQRLRKASNLSLDEGLVTQARELRINISRAAEDGIAKAIKAERERLWRIENAEAIAASNAYVEKHGLPFQKYRQF, encoded by the coding sequence ATGGCTCAGCGGCTAAGAAAAGCATCGAACCTCTCTCTCGATGAAGGCCTTGTCACGCAGGCGCGCGAGCTGAGGATCAACATATCCAGAGCGGCGGAAGATGGAATCGCGAAAGCCATAAAGGCGGAACGCGAGCGGCTCTGGCGGATCGAGAACGCCGAGGCTATTGCCGCTTCCAATGCCTATGTCGAGAAGCACGGTCTGCCGTTTCAGAAATATCGCCAGTTCTGA
- the lepA gene encoding translation elongation factor 4: MARMSTNSTTPLSHIRNFSIVAHIDHGKSTLADRLIQTTGGLAEREMSEQVLDNMDIERERGITIKAQTVRLHYQANNGEKYILNLIDTPGHVDFAYEVSRSLSACEGSLLVVDASQGVEAQTLANVYQAIDNNHELVTVLNKIDLPAAEPDRIKEQIEEVIGIDASEAVLISAKTGLGIPDVLEAIVNRLPAPKSPGGDKAPLKALLVDSWYDTYLGVMVLVRIIDGVLTKGQTIRMMGTDAKYQVERVGVLTPKMVNVDSLGPGEIGFITASIKEVADTRVGDTITEDKRPTAQALPGFKPAQPVVFCGLFPVDAADFEDLRAAMGKLRLNDASFSFEMESSAALGFGFRCGFLGLLHLEIIQERLEREFDLDLIATAPSVVYKMFMTDGSERELHNPADMPDVVKISEIHEPWIRATILTPDDYLGGILKLCQDRRGIQIELTYVGTRAMLTYDLPLNEVVFDFYDRLKSISKGYASFDYTLTDHREGNLVKMSILVNGEPVDALSMMVHRTAAEKRGRDMCEKLKELIPKHMFKIPIQAAIGGNVIARETISALRKDVTAKCYGGDATRKRKLLDKQKAGKKRMRQFGKVEIPQEAFIAALKMGDE, from the coding sequence ATGGCGCGCATGAGCACCAATTCGACCACTCCGCTATCCCATATCCGCAACTTTTCGATCGTGGCCCACATCGACCACGGCAAATCGACGCTGGCCGACCGCCTGATCCAGACGACGGGCGGCCTTGCCGAGCGCGAAATGTCCGAGCAGGTGCTCGACAATATGGATATCGAGCGAGAGCGCGGCATCACCATCAAGGCCCAGACGGTGCGCCTGCATTACCAGGCAAACAATGGCGAGAAATACATTCTCAACCTGATCGACACGCCCGGCCACGTCGACTTCGCCTATGAAGTGTCGCGGTCGCTGTCGGCCTGCGAGGGCTCGCTGCTCGTCGTCGACGCCAGCCAGGGCGTGGAAGCGCAGACGCTCGCCAATGTCTACCAGGCGATCGACAACAATCATGAGCTCGTCACCGTCCTCAACAAGATCGACCTGCCCGCCGCCGAACCCGACCGCATCAAGGAGCAGATCGAGGAAGTGATCGGCATCGACGCTTCGGAGGCCGTACTGATCTCGGCCAAAACCGGCCTCGGCATTCCCGACGTGCTGGAGGCGATCGTCAACAGGCTGCCGGCCCCGAAGAGCCCGGGCGGCGACAAGGCGCCGCTGAAGGCGCTGCTCGTCGACAGCTGGTACGACACCTATCTCGGCGTCATGGTTCTCGTGCGCATCATCGACGGCGTGCTGACCAAGGGCCAGACGATCCGCATGATGGGCACCGATGCGAAATACCAGGTGGAGCGCGTCGGCGTGCTGACGCCGAAGATGGTCAATGTCGACAGCCTCGGCCCCGGCGAGATCGGTTTCATCACCGCCTCGATCAAGGAAGTGGCCGACACCCGCGTCGGCGATACGATCACCGAGGACAAGCGGCCGACCGCACAAGCGCTGCCGGGCTTCAAGCCGGCGCAGCCGGTGGTGTTCTGCGGCCTGTTCCCGGTCGATGCCGCCGACTTCGAGGATCTGCGCGCCGCCATGGGCAAGCTTCGCCTCAACGACGCCTCCTTCTCCTTCGAAATGGAATCCTCGGCCGCCCTCGGCTTCGGCTTCCGCTGCGGCTTCCTCGGCTTGCTGCATCTCGAAATCATCCAGGAACGGCTGGAGCGCGAGTTCGACCTCGATCTCATCGCCACCGCCCCCTCGGTGGTCTACAAGATGTTCATGACCGACGGCTCGGAGCGCGAGCTGCACAACCCGGCCGACATGCCCGACGTCGTCAAGATCTCCGAAATCCATGAGCCGTGGATCCGCGCGACGATCCTGACGCCGGACGACTATCTCGGTGGCATCCTGAAACTCTGCCAGGACCGCCGCGGCATCCAGATCGAGCTCACCTATGTCGGCACGCGCGCCATGCTGACCTACGACCTGCCGCTCAACGAAGTCGTCTTCGATTTCTACGACCGGCTGAAGTCGATCTCCAAGGGCTATGCCTCCTTCGACTATACGCTCACCGACCACCGCGAGGGCAACCTCGTGAAGATGTCGATCCTCGTCAACGGCGAGCCGGTCGACGCGCTGTCGATGATGGTGCACCGCACCGCGGCGGAAAAGCGCGGCCGCGACATGTGCGAGAAGCTCAAGGAGCTGATTCCGAAGCACATGTTCAAGATCCCAATCCAGGCGGCGATCGGCGGCAACGTCATCGCCCGCGAGACGATCTCGGCGCTGCGCAAGGACGTGACCGCGAAATGCTACGGCGGCGATGCCACCCGCAAGCGCAAGCTGCTCGACAAGCAGAAGGCCGGCAAGAAGCGCATGCGCCAGTTCGGCAAGGTGGAGATTCCGCAGGAAGCCTTCATCGCAGCGCTGAAGATGGGCGACGAATAA
- the tenA gene encoding thiaminase II, which yields MDAGTQSTELTGSFTAAAWDRIAPVMAEIEVLPLLTRLSDGTLPPEVFRHYILQDALYLKHYARCLAIVAAKAPDNAQVLRFLGSAQKAITVEQGLHAGFLTQFGISSEDVTAAEPSPSCFAYTNFLLATAYHSSYAVALSAILPCFWIYWHVGEAIKSRPAIEGNAFQAWINTYGDPQFAAGAREVIALTDIAARAASPSERAQMMDVFVRASQYEWMFWDSAWRLETWPV from the coding sequence ATGGACGCCGGCACGCAAAGCACGGAACTGACTGGAAGCTTCACGGCCGCCGCCTGGGACAGGATCGCGCCCGTCATGGCCGAGATCGAGGTGCTGCCGCTTCTCACGCGTCTTTCCGACGGCACGCTGCCGCCTGAGGTTTTCCGCCACTACATCCTCCAGGATGCGCTTTACCTCAAGCATTATGCACGCTGCCTGGCGATCGTCGCAGCCAAGGCTCCTGACAATGCGCAGGTGCTGCGCTTCCTCGGTTCGGCGCAGAAGGCGATCACCGTCGAGCAGGGCCTGCATGCCGGCTTCCTCACCCAGTTCGGCATCAGCTCCGAGGATGTCACCGCAGCCGAACCCTCACCCTCCTGTTTCGCCTACACGAATTTCCTGCTCGCCACCGCCTATCACAGCTCCTATGCAGTCGCACTTTCCGCCATCCTTCCCTGCTTCTGGATCTACTGGCATGTCGGCGAGGCGATCAAGAGCCGGCCGGCGATCGAGGGCAATGCTTTCCAGGCCTGGATCAACACCTATGGCGATCCGCAATTTGCCGCCGGCGCCCGCGAAGTGATCGCCCTGACCGATATCGCCGCCCGCGCCGCATCGCCTTCGGAGCGTGCTCAGATGATGGATGTGTTCGTGCGCGCCTCGCAATATGAATGGATGTTCTGGGATTCGGCCTGGCGGCTGGAGACCTGGCCGGTCTGA
- a CDS encoding helix-turn-helix domain-containing protein, whose protein sequence is MEEQLEQAIGIRIRKLRLDKGLTLDDLATASGVSRAMISRIERAEASPTASLLARICAALGLSLSAFFAEEGEQVSPLARREEQQVWRDPETGYIRRSVSAPGTASDVDIVEVEFPAGARVSFPPHAASHGMTQHIWLFDGELEMTAGEVVYRLRPGDCLFMPVGEGHVFHNPGNAPARYCVVLDRGSR, encoded by the coding sequence ATGGAAGAGCAGCTGGAACAGGCAATCGGCATCCGGATCCGCAAGCTGCGGCTGGATAAAGGATTGACCCTCGATGATCTCGCCACGGCCTCCGGGGTCAGCCGGGCGATGATTTCGCGCATCGAGCGGGCGGAGGCGAGCCCCACCGCCTCGCTGCTGGCAAGGATCTGCGCTGCGCTCGGCCTGTCGCTGTCGGCTTTTTTCGCGGAGGAAGGGGAGCAGGTGTCGCCGTTGGCCCGCCGTGAGGAGCAGCAGGTCTGGCGCGATCCGGAGACCGGTTATATCAGGCGGTCCGTTTCAGCTCCGGGCACCGCCTCCGACGTCGATATCGTCGAAGTCGAATTCCCCGCTGGCGCCCGCGTCAGCTTTCCCCCGCATGCGGCATCGCATGGCATGACCCAGCATATCTGGCTGTTCGACGGCGAGCTGGAGATGACGGCGGGCGAGGTGGTCTACCGGCTGCGCCCCGGCGATTGCCTCTTCATGCCGGTCGGCGAAGGCCATGTCTTCCACAATCCCGGCAACGCGCCGGCGCGTTATTGCGTCGTGCTCGATCGCGGCAGCCGATAG
- a CDS encoding GNAT family N-acetyltransferase, producing the protein MPDIRTLSAEEARAAIPALAQVLADCVAGGASVGFMQPYGSDDAEPYWRDVADAVATGGNLLLVAELEGRIVGTVQVGAAQMPNQPHRGDLKKLLVHRSARGRGLARLLMQAAEREAARCGKTLLVLDTATGSDAEAIYPRLGWQRVGVIPDYALWPQGGFCDTTLFYKRLA; encoded by the coding sequence ATGCCCGATATTCGCACCCTTTCCGCCGAGGAGGCGCGCGCCGCCATTCCAGCGCTGGCACAAGTGCTTGCCGATTGCGTCGCCGGCGGCGCCTCCGTCGGCTTCATGCAGCCCTATGGGTCAGACGATGCCGAACCCTATTGGCGCGATGTCGCCGACGCGGTCGCTACCGGCGGCAATCTGCTGCTGGTCGCCGAACTGGAAGGCCGGATCGTCGGCACGGTGCAGGTGGGCGCCGCGCAGATGCCGAACCAGCCGCACCGCGGCGATCTGAAGAAACTGCTGGTGCATCGCTCCGCCCGCGGGCGCGGTCTCGCCCGGCTGCTGATGCAGGCCGCCGAGCGCGAGGCGGCGAGATGCGGCAAGACCCTGCTAGTGCTCGACACGGCAACCGGTAGCGATGCCGAGGCGATCTATCCGCGCCTGGGCTGGCAGCGTGTCGGCGTCATCCCCGATTATGCCCTGTGGCCGCAAGGCGGCTTCTGCGATACCACCTTGTTCTACAAGCGGCTCGCCTGA